CACAGGTGCGGGGCACGAGCGTAAGCCGCTGACCGCGAACGAAGTTGTCCATGGACCGTCAGATTCATGAACAGTGTGCGGACTTCGTCGACCGGCTACCAGGGGAGCGCGCCGACCGGAACACGACACTTGGGGACCGGTCGGGCGAAACCGGCGGCGGAGCCCGTCAAGCCCGGTGGGGCGGGCTCGTCGGACGCGGATCACTTAGGGTGCACGGAACCTGACGTCACGTCAGCAACTTCCGCCCCGCCGCCGGTGGGACGAGCAAACCAGGTATGACGAGTGCAGGTCAATGGGAAACGGCCGTACCGGACTCAGAAAACTTCCAGGAAATAGTTCCGAAATGCCGTGGAAAACGGCCGACCGCCGGCGGGCCGCCGAACAGGCGTTCCGCGCCCCAGCGGTCGACCCCGCGCCCACCGCGCACCCTCACCCCGCCGGCCGCACCCGCCCCGCCCGCCGCTCCAGGTAGCGCTGCTCGGCCAGGCTCGCCGTCGCCCTCGCCGCCCGCCGGTAGTCCTCGTACGCCGCCGCCGGCTCGCCGGCCCGCTCCAGCAGGTGGGCGCGGACCGAGAGCAGCCGGTGGTGGCCGGCCAGCCGCGGATCGGCCGCCAGCCCGGCGAGCAGGTCCAGCCCGGCCCGCGGCCCCGCCGTCTCGGCCAGCGCGACGGCCCGGTTGAGGGTGACCATCGGGTTCGGCGCGATCCGCTCCAGGATCAGGTAGAGCGCCTGCACCTGCCGCCAGTCGGTCTGCGCGGCGGTCGGCGCGTCCGCGTGCGTCGCGGCGATCGCGGCCTGCACCTGGTACGGGCCGAGCTCCGGCGCCCCCAGCGAGGCCTTCGCCAGCCCTGTCCCCTCGTCCAGCATCTCCCGGTCCCACCGCCCGCGGTCCTGCTCGGCCAGCGGCACCAGGTCGCCCTGCGGCGTGGTCCGGGCGGCCCGGCGCGCGTGGGTGAGCAGCATCAGCGCCAGCAGCCCGGTCACCTCGCCGTCCGCGGGCAGTTGCGCGTGCACCGCCCGGGTCAGCCGGATCGCCTCCCGGGCCAGGTCGGGCCGGTGCAACCGGCTGCCGGAGGAGGCGGTGTAGCCCTCGTTGAAGATCAGGTAGAGCACCTGCAGCACCACCCGCAGCCGCTCCGCGCGCTCCGCCCCCGCGGGCGGCGCGAAGGAGCTGCCGGCCGCCCGGATCCGCTGCTTGGCCCGGCTGATCCGGGCCGCCATGGTGGCCTCCGGCACCAGGAAGGCCCGGGCGATCTCGGCGGTGGTCAGCCCGCCGACCGCTCGCAGCGTCAGCGCGGTCTGCGAGGCGGCGGTCAGCGTCGGGTGGCAGCACAGGAAGAGCAGCAGCAGCGTGTCGTCGGTGTCCGGCACCTCCTCGGGGACCACCTCGTGCGCCGTCGCCTCCTCGCGCTCCCGGCGCGCCCGGTCGCTGCGCAGCTGGTCGATCAGCCGCCGGGTCGCCACGGTGAGCAGCCAGCCGCGCGGGTTGCGCGGCACGCCCTCGGCCGGCCACTGGACGGCGGCGGCGAGCACCGCCTCCTGCACGGCGTCCTCGCAGTCGTCGAACTGCCCGTGCCG
Above is a genomic segment from Kitasatospora viridis containing:
- a CDS encoding RNA polymerase sigma factor; this encodes MTGPLIEDLLRELAPQVLGVLVRRHGQFDDCEDAVQEAVLAAAVQWPAEGVPRNPRGWLLTVATRRLIDQLRSDRARREREEATAHEVVPEEVPDTDDTLLLLFLCCHPTLTAASQTALTLRAVGGLTTAEIARAFLVPEATMAARISRAKQRIRAAGSSFAPPAGAERAERLRVVLQVLYLIFNEGYTASSGSRLHRPDLAREAIRLTRAVHAQLPADGEVTGLLALMLLTHARRAARTTPQGDLVPLAEQDRGRWDREMLDEGTGLAKASLGAPELGPYQVQAAIAATHADAPTAAQTDWRQVQALYLILERIAPNPMVTLNRAVALAETAGPRAGLDLLAGLAADPRLAGHHRLLSVRAHLLERAGEPAAAYEDYRRAARATASLAEQRYLERRAGRVRPAG